Within the Streptomyces sp. NBC_00554 genome, the region TTCTCGCCTCCGCGCTGGGGCTTTAGCGAGGACATTGTCACGGAAGGACAAATACCGGTGACGGGGCTGTGCGCCAGGACAGGACCGGCGCACACCCGCACCGGATATCGTCTACGGCCCAAGCCGCCGCCGAGCGGAAGGAGCGTCCGCGATGATCCCCATCCCCCAGGGCATCACAAGCGATCCCTTCACCGCCGTACCCGAAGAGCTGGTCAAACTGCTGCGCGACCAACTCGAGGAGACTGCCGACGAGGTCGAGCGAGAGGTACGCGTCGGCATCCCCGAGTACGCCAGACACGGCGACAACTACGTCAAGAATCTCAGAACCGGCGTCGTACAGGCACTGACGCTCTTCGTCGACCTGGTCGCCGACCCGCTGCGCGACTGGGAGTCGGTCGCCGCCACGTACTACGAGATCGGCCGCGGCGAAGCCCTGGAAGGCCGCAGCCTGGACGCCCTCCAGTCCGCGCTGCGGATCGGCGGACGGGTGGCCTGGCGGTTACTGAGCCAGGTGGCGGAGGAGCAGAAGCTCGACGCCACCGTGCTGGCCGGGCTCGCCGAGGCGGCCATGGTGGCCATCCACGAGGTCGCCGAGGTGGCCACCGCCGGCTACACGGAGGCGCAGCTGCGCAGCACCGGCGAACTGCAACGCCGCCGCAAGCGCCTGATGGACCTGCTCCTCGGCGACCCGGCGGCCTCGGCCGAGGCGGTCCAGGACCTCGCGCACAGCGCGCAGTGGCCCGTGCCGCAGAAGGTGGCCGTCGTCGCCCTCGCGGCGGCCCCCGACGGCGACGACGCCACCGCCGCCGACCGGATCATGGTGCCCACCGGCGTGCTCGTCGGCATGGACAGCCGCCCGCCCCGCATGGTGGTGCCCGACCCCGAGGAGCTCAGCCGCCCGCGCGGTCGCAGCCTCGCCCTCGCCCTGCGCGGCCGCCCCGCCGCCGTCGGCCCCACCGTCCCCCTGGCCGAGGCCGCCGACTCCCTGCGCCTGGCGATCCGGGCGCTCTCCCTGATGGGTCGCGGAATCCTCCCGGGCCGCGGGGTCGTCCGCTGCACGGACCACCTGTCCACGCTGCTGCTCTACGGCGACGAGGCGCTCCTGCTGCGACTCTCCGACCAGGTGCTCGCACCCCTCGACTCCGCGCCGGGCCCGCAGCGCGACCGCCTCGCGGAGACGCTCCTCGCCTGGCTGCAGAGCGGCAGCAGCGTCGGCGAGGTCGCCACCCTCCTTCACATCCACCCGCAGACCGTCCGCTACCGCCTCCGCCAGCTCGACAAGCTCTTCGGTGACCGCCTCCGCGACCCCGAAGCCCGCTTCGACCTCGAACTCGCCCTGCAGGGCGCCTCGTTGCGTCCTGCCGCCCCGCTTGTGGAGTGAGAGCGGGCATGCGATTCCCTCCGGTTCGTGAAGGCCGGACGAGGGGGCCAGGGGGCATGGCGTCAGGGAATGAGCAGCGGCAGCGCGCCGAACGCGTGGTCGCGCCAGATGAGCCGGGCGGTGTCCTCCGGGTAGGCGGTGACCGAGGGCACCGCGTCCCAGACCCGGGTGAGGCGGTGCTCGGCGTCGTAGGGAGGCCAGCCGGGGTCGCCGTGGGCGGCGAAGGCGGTCCAGGCGGTACGTATGCGCCGGGACAGGTCGGTCGCGATGGGCGGGACCTCCTCGCCCAGGAGGACAAGGGCGAGGCCGACACCGAGGGTGCCGAAGACGAGGGGGATGTCGAGGCCGTGGCAGGCGCCGAGCGCGCCGCCGAAGGCGGGGGAGGACCAGGTCAGCTCGTAGAGATGAGCCCGGCCGCCGGCCGTGACGTGGGCCTGCGCGAGGTGCAGCGAGGGGGCGGCGAAGAGCCAGTCGGTGTGGACGCGTTCGTACAGCTCGGCGGCGTCGGCATCCGGGAAGGCCGTGCGATAGGCGCGGGGGCCGTCCGGGCCGGGGGCGAAGACACGCAGGGCGGTGGTCGCCTGCTCTTCCGTGATCCGGCCGAGCCGGTCGGCCAGGGCGACGAAAAGCCGGTACTCGTCACGGTTGTGACCGACGATCAGCTCGACATCCCGCGCCGAGCCCTCGGCGAGCGCCTGCCAGGGAGCAAGCGGCAGCACATCGCCGTCGACGACCGGTGAGAAGGGCGTAGGTGTGTGCGCCACGGCGCCCCAGCGCTCCTGGTACTGGACCATCTTGGCCGCGACCGCGTCACCCGCGGCGACGAGCCGCCCGGGCTCGACCCCGGCGAGGTGGGCGACCGTCGGGCGCAGCCCAAGCTCGGCGGCGGCGGCCCGGGCGATGTCGGCGGCCAGCCCGGCGGAGAAGAAGGTGCCGGGCACGCTCTGTGCGATGGCCCGGTGGAAGAGTCCGGCGGCGCGCGGCATGGCCAGGAGCGAGGCGATGGAGCCGGCGCCCGCGGACTCGCCGAAGACGGTGACGCGGCCGGGGTCACCGCCGAAGGCCGCGATGTTGTCCCGCACCCATTCGAGCGCGGCGACCTGGTCGAGCAGGCCGCGGTTGGCGGGGGCGCCCTCGATGTGCGCGAATCCCTCCATGCCGAGGCGGTAGTTGAAGCTCACGACGACCACGCCCTGCCGCGCGAGCACCGCGCCGTCGTACGCGACGTCGCCCGCCTCGCCCAGCAGATAAGCACCGCCGTAGATCCACACCATGACCGGAAGGCCGTCCGAACCGTCCGAAGTGCCGCCCGGGGACCAGACGTTGACCGTCAGCCAGTCGGAGTCCGTGACCGGCGGAGCCGGCGGCGCGCCCGGCGCGCCCAGTGCGGCGGACTGCGGGGGCGGCGGCCCGAACGTGACGGCCTCGCGCACGCCCTTCCACGGAAGCACGGGCCGGGGCGCGGCGAAACGCAGCTCGCCCAGTGGCGGCTGCGCGAAAGGGATACCGCGAAAGGCGGCGAGGCCGCCTTCCTCGCGTCCGCGCAACAGTCCGGCGGCGGTACGGACTTCCGGTTCGGCAAAACTCATCGAAACTTCCCACCGTTCTCAAGAATGGCCACTCACCTGTGACGACTCTGCCAAAAACAGGGAGGCTCACCTACTCAATCCCGGAGTGGAATCCGCCATCCCTTTGTCATTTCCGTCGCTAACACCTGCCAATACGGGGCCGTTACTTTCGGAGTCATCCCATTCGCCTGCGCTGTCATGCGCACTACATGCGGAGGACTCCTCCTTCATGTTCCCCCACAAGAAATCCTCTTTACTCCGGCTGACCGTCGCCGCCGCCACACTGGCCGCCGGTGGCGGTCTGGTCGTGGTGGCCGCCCCGACCGCGTCGGCCGCCTGCGCGGACATCGACGTCGTCGCCGCCCGGGGCACCTTCGAGCCGGGCACCCTCGGCGTCATCGTCGGTGACCCGGTCTTCTCGGCGCTCCAGGAGAAGATCACCGGCAAGACCCTGAGCAGCTACGCCGTCGACTACCCGGCCAACCTGTCCCTCACC harbors:
- a CDS encoding carboxylesterase/lipase family protein, whose protein sequence is MSFAEPEVRTAAGLLRGREEGGLAAFRGIPFAQPPLGELRFAAPRPVLPWKGVREAVTFGPPPPQSAALGAPGAPPAPPVTDSDWLTVNVWSPGGTSDGSDGLPVMVWIYGGAYLLGEAGDVAYDGAVLARQGVVVVSFNYRLGMEGFAHIEGAPANRGLLDQVAALEWVRDNIAAFGGDPGRVTVFGESAGAGSIASLLAMPRAAGLFHRAIAQSVPGTFFSAGLAADIARAAAAELGLRPTVAHLAGVEPGRLVAAGDAVAAKMVQYQERWGAVAHTPTPFSPVVDGDVLPLAPWQALAEGSARDVELIVGHNRDEYRLFVALADRLGRITEEQATTALRVFAPGPDGPRAYRTAFPDADAAELYERVHTDWLFAAPSLHLAQAHVTAGGRAHLYELTWSSPAFGGALGACHGLDIPLVFGTLGVGLALVLLGEEVPPIATDLSRRIRTAWTAFAAHGDPGWPPYDAEHRLTRVWDAVPSVTAYPEDTARLIWRDHAFGALPLLIP
- a CDS encoding CdaR family transcriptional regulator → MIPIPQGITSDPFTAVPEELVKLLRDQLEETADEVEREVRVGIPEYARHGDNYVKNLRTGVVQALTLFVDLVADPLRDWESVAATYYEIGRGEALEGRSLDALQSALRIGGRVAWRLLSQVAEEQKLDATVLAGLAEAAMVAIHEVAEVATAGYTEAQLRSTGELQRRRKRLMDLLLGDPAASAEAVQDLAHSAQWPVPQKVAVVALAAAPDGDDATAADRIMVPTGVLVGMDSRPPRMVVPDPEELSRPRGRSLALALRGRPAAVGPTVPLAEAADSLRLAIRALSLMGRGILPGRGVVRCTDHLSTLLLYGDEALLLRLSDQVLAPLDSAPGPQRDRLAETLLAWLQSGSSVGEVATLLHIHPQTVRYRLRQLDKLFGDRLRDPEARFDLELALQGASLRPAAPLVE